One segment of Ziziphus jujuba cultivar Dongzao chromosome 12, ASM3175591v1 DNA contains the following:
- the LOC107429078 gene encoding uncharacterized protein LOC107429078 isoform X2: MSRNLFQPKAKGLNIDLLSLSLSLSLSLSLSFSYVCSLLIIWVSVSQFLRSIREEMGKIGTKLPSFCLNRIRPHVRVRSPPIQAKFDPNSSQTDQKTQISNVVKEEKAGGGDHGETKPFAIGRKIMIVVDSSFEAKGAIQWALSHTVQSQDKLILLHVTRTTSKQGEEELSKETAPRAYEIVHSLRNMCQTKRPEVGRD, encoded by the exons ATGTCTAGAAATTTGTTTCAGCCAAAGGCAAAGGGCCTAAATAttgatcttctctctctctctctctctctctctctctctctctctctctctttctcttatgTATGCtcattattaataatttggGTGTCAGTCTCTCAATTTCTAAGATCCATTAGAGAGGAAATGGGAAAAATAGGTACCAAATTGCCAAGTTTCTGTCTTAACAGGATTAGACCTCATGTTCGAGTTCGTTCTCCACCAATACAAGCCAAATTTGATCCAAATTCCTCTCAAACTGACCAAAAAACCCAGATTTCTAACGTTGTGAAGGAAGAGAAAGCTGGTGGTGGTGATCATGGAGAAACTAAACCTTTTGCAATTGGAAGGAAAATCATGATCGTTGTTGATTCAAGCTTTGAAGCTAAAGGAGCTATTCAATGGGCACTCTCTCATACTGTTCAGAGCCAAGACAAACTTATTCTTCTACATGTAACTAGAACTACTTCTAAACAAG GTGAAGAAGAGCTTAGCAAAGAAACGGCTCCAAGAGCTTATGAAATTGTTCACTCTCTGCGGAATATGTGTCAGACAAAGAGACCAGAGGTGG GTAGAGACTGA
- the LOC107429078 gene encoding universal stress protein PHOS32 isoform X1, protein MGKIGTKLPSFCLNRIRPHVRVRSPPIQAKFDPNSSQTDQKTQISNVVKEEKAGGGDHGETKPFAIGRKIMIVVDSSFEAKGAIQWALSHTVQSQDKLILLHVTRTTSKQGEEELSKETAPRAYEIVHSLRNMCQTKRPEVETEVSVVDGKEKGPRIVEEARKQGVSLLVLGQKKRSTTWRLLMIWAGNRAAAGGMVEYCIQNASCMAIAVRRKSKKLGGYLITTKRQKDFWLLA, encoded by the exons ATGGGAAAAATAGGTACCAAATTGCCAAGTTTCTGTCTTAACAGGATTAGACCTCATGTTCGAGTTCGTTCTCCACCAATACAAGCCAAATTTGATCCAAATTCCTCTCAAACTGACCAAAAAACCCAGATTTCTAACGTTGTGAAGGAAGAGAAAGCTGGTGGTGGTGATCATGGAGAAACTAAACCTTTTGCAATTGGAAGGAAAATCATGATCGTTGTTGATTCAAGCTTTGAAGCTAAAGGAGCTATTCAATGGGCACTCTCTCATACTGTTCAGAGCCAAGACAAACTTATTCTTCTACATGTAACTAGAACTACTTCTAAACAAG GTGAAGAAGAGCTTAGCAAAGAAACGGCTCCAAGAGCTTATGAAATTGTTCACTCTCTGCGGAATATGTGTCAGACAAAGAGACCAGAG GTAGAGACTGAGGTTTCAGTGGTGGATGGGAAAGAAAAAGGACCAAGAATAGTAGAAGAAGCAAGAAAGCAAGGGGTTTCATTGCTGGTTTTGGGTCAGAAAAAACGATCCACAACTTGGCGGCTTCTGATGATTTGGGCAGGAAATAGGGCTGCTGCTGGTGGAATGGTGGAGTATTGTATACAGAATGCAAGCTGCATGGCAATTGCAGTGAGGAGGAAAAGCAAGAAACTAGGAGGATATTTGATCACCACAAAACGACAGAAAGATTTCTGGCTCTTggcctaa